The nucleotide sequence CCGATTGCTGCGTTGAAAATGAGAAGTACCATTATGATTGAAAAGTCTACCCAGTCCTGCACTATTAATGATAGCAGGGCCGCCGCTTCGATCATCCAGGGAATCGGTCCCCAAAAATAGCTTAGAAGCTTTTTTAACGGGCTGACGGTTTCCGTCTTTAAAGCATTTTGACCGTATTTATCGAGGCGGATACGAGCCTCGGGAGAGGTTAAACCTTTTGAACTAGAGTTTAAGTCTTTAAATATTTTATTGATATCCTGAGTAGATTCGTGCTTACCCATTGTTCTCCCCTTGAGTTAGGATGCAGTATAGAACGAGCATTAATTCTATTTATTTCATACATAACATGGAGCGGAGAGTGATACAATCGCAGATAAAAAAACTCCCGGCCTTAATACAAAGGCCGGGAGTTTTAATTGTTATACCGGGTGGAAGATATTAATCATTATCTCTGAGTTTATCTATAAGATGTTTCAGATCCGAAGCCAGCCTTGCCAGATCTCCTATAGCCTGATTGGCCTGGAGCATACCTTCAGATGTTTCGGATGAAACAACTTTGATATCTTCAATTGCTCGGTTGATGTCTTCACTTGCATTAGATTGTTCCTCGGAAGCCGTTGCAATGGAGCGAACCTGATCTGAAGTGGATTGAACCAGTTCAAGTATTTGTGAAAGGGACTGTTTTGACTCGTTAGCAAATTCAGTTGCCTTGTCTACGGCGACGGCAGCACTCTCAACACTTTCAATGTTCTTATTTGCTCCAGCCTGAATATTGTTGATAGCCAGCCCAACTTCTTTAGTGGCTTCCATTGTTTTTTCTGCCAGTTTGCGAACTTCATCTGCAACAACCGCAAATCCTCGTCCTGCATCACCAGCGCGGGCGGCTTCAATTGCGGCGTTAAGTGCGAGCAGATTAGTCTGGTCCGCAATGTCGGTAATGACGTTCATAACAGTTCCGATGGCTTCGGCTTGTTTGCCGAGTTCATCCATATTTGTTTTCAGTGTTTCCGAGTGCGAGTTAACGGCAAGAATAGAGTTTACAGAATTATCAACGATGGCAGAGCCTGATTCTGCATTCTGTCTGGTTTGATCAGCGCTTTCTGCCGCTTCTGAAGCATTACGGGCGACTTCGAGAACAGTGGCGTTCATCTCTTCCATCGCAACGGCTGTTTCAGAGATGCGTTGTTGCTGGGTGTCGGTACCGTGTGTGACTTCCTCAACTTGCGCTGACAATTCTTCTGATGCCGATGAAAGATCGTTAACCAAGCCTTCAAGCATATCTGCCGCCTCGAGCATTCCTTCTGCTTTTGCGCTTTCTGCGGCAACTTTGGCAACTTCAGCTTCAGCTTTTGCTTCATGTGCTTTGAGTGTTTCTTCTTTACTTTGTTCACTGAGTAGGTTTGCTTCGCCTATTTTGGTTTTGAGGCTGGTAATCATCTGCTCTAGAGAATCCTTAAGGATTCCCATTTCTCCTGAAAACTTACCTTTGAGTGAAGATTCTAAATCACCACCGGCAACTTTACTGGAAAAATCAACAAGACGATTCAGAGGTTTGTTTAGCCCTTTACGTATAAGGTAGATACAAATCACAGTCGCAATAATTATAAATAATAGTGCGGATAAAGCAGAGTTCTGTTCAATTGAGTGAATTGTGTCATCAAATTGACCTTTCTGTTTCAACACTGAGGCATCAATATTATCGACATATACGCCCATTCCTATAATCCAGCCCCATGGTTCAAAAAGTTTTACATATGACAATTTAGGCGCATCTTTACCTGTGCCCGGTTTATTCCACCAGTAATATACATAGCCTGCTCCGTTGTTTTGCTGAACAGTTTTGACCATTTCAACAAATAACTTTTTACCCTTGGCATCTGCTATTCCTGAAATGTCTTTGCCGTTCAAGGCTGGCTTCATCGGATGCATGATCATTTTCGGTCCAGAATCATTAACCCAGAAATACTTCTCTGTTCCGAGTTTCATTTTTGCTACTTGGGCGAGAGCTTCTTTTTTCATTTCAGTGGTGATATCTTCAACCCATGCCCCTGTTCCGATAATCCAACCCAACTTAGGCAGTATTTTTACATATGAAATTTTAAGCTTGGGTTCGGTTTCTCCCGGGCGGGCCCAATGATATGCAATTGTCCCTTCTCCTTTTGTTTCGGCGATGCGGGTCATATCTTTGATGAAGTAAATTCCTTTAGAATCTTTCAAGTCCGATAAGTCTTTTCCAAGTAGAGATTTATTGGGGTGGACTACCATGCGGTTTTCTATATCGTTAATCCAGACATAGTTGTCTGTGTCGTATCTTGCTGCATCAACGAGGCTTTTAATCCGTTCTTCAAGAATTTCTTTTGGCAGGATTCCATCAAATTTATCATATAATGCTTCAGCTTGGGTAACAACAGTGTCCACAACTTGTTTAAGAGATTCCATTTCCTGTTTTTTTAATGTTTCAATATCTTGTGAGCGTTCATAATATGAATTTACTACGCTGTATGCCAGATCAACTGAGTCCTTTAGTTTTCCTTTTTCTTCAGTTTCTATTTCGCGTCGATATTCACTTGAACGTTTATCGATAAATCCTTCTAAATTAAAATTAAAGAATGAAGAAATAAATATTCCTTCAATCAGCAAGGCTCCCACAATGAGAATTGTAATTCTGACAGCCACGGATTGCAGTGGGGATACTTTTTTCATAATTTCTCCTAATTCCTTTCTGTGATAGGGATTCGTGATTAATATTGATTTTTTTTGATATAAAATTTAGGGCTAAATTATAGAGAGAATAACAAAAGTTTCTATCATTTTTATATTATATTTAAAAAAATAAGTCACTATCAAATCGTTTTTTAAGTGTAGGTAAGGATATTATAAAAAAAGGGCGAACTTCGTAAAAGTTCGCCCTTGGTTTTTTATATGTAGTTTTAAATTAAGACTGCATATTCCTGATGAGTGTCTTAATCTGAGAAGCGAGTTTGGCTACCTCTGTGATGGCCTCGGCCGACTGTTCAGTTGCTTGAGCTGACTCAGCTGAGATTTGATTGATTTCCTCAGTAGCTCTGTTGATTTCTTCACTTGTTGCGGATTGTTGTTCGGCGGCTGTTGCTATTCCGTGAATTTGATCTGCTGAAGTTTCAACCATATGAACGATTTCATCGAGAGCTTTACCTGATTTGCCAACAAGGTCAGTCGATTCAACAAGTGATTCCACGGCGGTGTCAGTTGCAGTGATGTTTTTACGTGTGCTGGTTTGAATGGATGAGATTGCCTGCCCGACTTGTTTTGTCGCATCCATAGTCTTTTCGGCAAGCTTACGAACTTCATCTGCAACAACTGCGAATCCTCGTCCTGCATCACCGGCTCTGGCTGCTTCGATAGCGGCGTTGAGTGCGAGCAAGTTAGTCTGATCTGCAATGTCTGTAATGACGCCCATTACAGCTCCGATAGATTCTGTCTGTCCTCCGAGTTGCTCCATGCTTGTTCTCAGCTCTTCAGAATTAGTCTCAAGCGCTTTGATGGAAATAACAACCTGACCGACTAAATTCTGTCCTTCCAAAGCCTTGTCTTTTGTTGCCTTCGCATTCTCGGAAGCTTCGCCTGCATTTCGTGCCACTTCGAGAACTGTGGAGTTCATTTCTTCCATGGCGGTTGCGGTTTCACTTGCTCTTTCCTGCTGAGTTTCCGCTCCTCTGCGAGATTGTTCTACCTGTGCGGACAGTTCGTCTGCTGCAGATGAAAGCTGATCGGAAATATCATCAGCTTCACGTGCAGTTTCTGCAACCTTTTCACTTTGAGCTTTCATGGTCTGCTCATTTTCTTTGATGGTTGTCACATCATTCATAATCATGAACGCGCCGATGAGTTTCTGATCAAGGTCATGCAGCGGAGCCGTGTCGATTATTGCAAAGAACTGGTTACCATTCTCTGTTGTTGCGGATATTTCGATATCAGCAATACTTTGATCTTTGCTGATGCAATTTGTGATTGAATCGGTGATGTCCTTGTTTTTCAGCAAATTGCGTACAGGTTTGCCGAGGTATTCATCACATGCTCCAGAATATCCGAATTGATCAAGTATGTGCTGGTTAATGAAGGTTATTTTTTCATCAAGGTCTACGACAATACAAGGCAGGGTCAAACCGTTCAGGAGCCCTCCTGAAAAACCAAGCTTGTTTTTGAGTTCAAGTACCATGCTTTTAACAGAAGTAATGGTTTGACCGACTACATCGTCAACGTCATATTCAAGTTCAGAATCGTAATCTCCTTGGGAGACCTTTGCGGTAAAAGTAGAAAGGTTTTGCAATGGTTTGGTAGTATATTTAATGAGAATCATGAGAATAATAATCGATATAGCAAGGGCCACTACAGCAATTATTAAGTTGGTCATGAAAATGGCTCTATCTACACCGTGAGTCATTTCAGATTTATCCATTGTGAATGCAAATGACCACTTCCAAGGTTTGAACAGGGATATGAAAGCAACTTTTTCAGTTCCGTCCATCGTGTAGCTGACAAGTCCGGTAGTTGTTTGTTTAAAATCGTTCCAGAAAGGCTGATCAGATAGACTTTTACCCGTCATTGTGGGGTGGAGAAGGATTTTACCTTTTTGATTGAAAAGGGTTGCATAACCTTTGCCTCCGACATTGGCGGCGTTTACCGACTTTTCGAATGCAGGAGTTATTATTTTACGGCCAACGAATATTACACTGACAATATTTCCTCTTAGATCTTCTAAAGGTTTGTAAGCTGTGATATACCAAGCGTTTACAACGTAAGCCATTCCAAAATAAGTTTTGCCTGACATTACGGACTGATAAACTGGACTGCTTGAGGGAATATATGTTCCGGTTGCGCGGTTTCCGTCAGTTTTGAGTACATTGGTGGAAACCCTTAATAGTTTGTCCGGTAAAACCTGAAAGACTGTAGCTGTCCCACCGATAGTTTTTTGTAAATCATCAACCAGATCAAAGTTGTCGTTGATGCCCATCCCGCCAAATTCCAGCGTGGGTATGCTGACGCTTTCGCTTTGTTTCGTTACTTGGTTTGTAATGGTTCTTTTTAGCGGTGCGCGTTTGTTGAGTTTAGGAAAACCCAATGAGAAAATCTTTTTATCCATAATGTCGATGTCAGATTTAACTTTGTCCAAGACAATTTCATTTTGCATTTCCATGATGGAATGAACACTTTCCGCGATGGATGCCATGGACGTTTCACCTAATGTGTTTAAAGCCGCTTGAACTTTAAACAGATTAATAGTCGTCATGGAGATGATGGTTGCCATAATGATTGCTACGGATCCCAGCATCAACTTTGCTTGAAATGATAACTTCTTAAACATGTATTACTCCTGAACCAAAATTAAAGGACTTTATGTTTATTCTGTCGAAACAACTCACATGCAAATAACATTTTTAATAAACGCTTGATATCAAAATTTTATTCTATCGTTTGTGTAAATATATAATTATTAAATGTTTAGTTCAGGGGATGTGATCTTCTTGATATTTTTGATAAAATTTTAACAATAGAGCTTTCTTTTTCATATTTCACCCGTGAAATTCTTGGTGCTGCTTTTGCGTAATATACAACAATGTTATCTCCGGGGGATAGTTTTTTCCAGTTTTTGTCATTAATGCTTGCAATACGCTCTCGAGCTTGTCCTAAAGGATCAATGAAACGATAACGAATAAGTTGTTCAACTTTTCGGTCGATTTTTTCAATAACTATACCCACTGCTTTATTTTCTCCGAATGCTCTGATTCTTTCAGTCCTTATTTCCTGGTACGGAATAAGGAATAGTACGCATAAAAAAATAAGTGCTCCGGTAAATAAAAGTTTATTTTTAACGGAAGAGAAGTGTGTAGTATAGAAACTGTTCATAGTGAAAAGATATCACCAGAGATCGAAGGAGGCAAGTAACAGTCATGGATCTATCGTTAACTTGGGAGGACTGTTTATGTATAATTCAAATCAGAATGAAGAGTGGTGGTTATTGGCAATCGGAGAAAGTTTTGAAGGATTTTTCCTTAATTTTTGGATAGAGCCATTTTGAGTCCAAGTGCGATGAACACCACACCTGATATAGCTTCAAGACGTTTTTTGAACTTGTTGCCGGAAATGAAGGGGCGCATTTTTCCTAGAGCAAGAGTGATAAAACTAAACCATAATATTCCCATACAGAGGTGAATGATCATCAACTGGAAAGATTTTTCAATGAGGTTGTCCGCAGGGGATATGAACTGTGGTAACAGGGCCAGATAGAAAACCGCAACCTTGGGATTCAGGACATTAGTAAGGAAGCCTTCTCTGATTGAAGCGGAAATGCTTCTTTTCTGACTGTGCACTATTGTGGATTGCTCTCCTTCGGAGGAACGACTGCGTCTGAGAGACTGTACTCCCAGATATATTATATAGAGTGCTCCCGCCAGTTTTACGAATTCAAAAGCTGTTGCCGAGTTCATGAGAATCATGGATAGACCGAAAGCTGAAGCCATGGCATGCACAATTAGTCCCGCATTTATTCCTGCCACAGTACAAAGCCCGTCAGAAGTTGAGCGGGTGAGTGTATTGTTTACCACCAGCATTGTGTCAGAGCCGGGGGTGACAGTCAGGAGTGCCGCAATGGGAATAAAAGCTAAAGTAAGTCCATCCATTTTGTATGCCTTAGAGGAAACCGAATTTTGAGAGTTCTTTGTGAATTTTTTCAGGAGTGGTCGGTTTCGTCATGTACGAAATGGCTTCACCTTGAAAAAAGGCCCTTGAAGCTTTGGTGCTGTCATCGAGGGCCGTCGTAATTATCGCTTTTACTTTTTGATCATCTGTGAGTTCAAGTTCGTTTTCAACCGCTCTGATTTTTTCTAAAGCCTGAAGACCATCCATGCCGGGGAGGATAATATCCATAAACATGAGCTTGTATGGACGGTCTGATGAACAGGCATCTGTAAACATTTGCAGAGCTTCTTCACCGGTAGTTGCGCAGTCAACTTCAACATTGTTTATCCCCTTAATCTCAGTGAGGATGTTGTGAAGAAAAAGCATGCAGGCACTGTTGTCTTCTACTACCAGAGTTCGCATATCTTTGACTCGCTTATCTTTTCAAAATCTATTTAGTCGGAAAGAAGATACGGTTCAAGCTCTGAAACAGCTTCAAAGAGAAAGTGGTCGATAAGTTCACAGAATAGATGCCCCACAGCAATATGAACTTCCTGCACGATGGCAGTATCTTTGCTGGGAACACTTATTATGTGATCGCATATGGGAAGCATTTCACCTGAACTTAAACCGGTCATACCTATTGTCACCATTTGTTTCCGTTTAGCTTCTTTTAATGCTTTTATCACGTTTGGACTTGTGCCGGAAGTACTGATTCCAACAAGAACGTCTCCTGGTGCACCTAGAGCTGCAACCTGTTTTTCAAATATCATATCAAAGGAGTAGTCGTTTCCTATTGATGTGAGTATTGAGGAGTCGGTTGTAAGCGCAAGACCGGGTAGTGGCGGGCGTTCAAGTTTAAATCTGTTTACCAGTTCAGCTGCAAGGTGCTGACAGTCTGCGGCACTGCCGCCGTTGCCGCAAAATAGAATTTTTGACCCTTGAGCAAGGCGGACAGCCATTGCTCTGGATATTTCAACAACTAACTGAGAGTCCTGCTCAAAAAAAGCTTCCCTTACTTCAAGGCCGGAGCGGGCGTGATCAAGTACTTTTTGTAAAGCTGTATGAGACATATATTATCCTTCTGGGAGTTTTACTTAAATCCGTATGGTGAATTCCGTTTATAGGAAATCAATCCATGTGGCAATATGCCGGGTTCCTCCTTGATAAAATCATTAATCCTAAATAAGGTAATTATTTTAAAGCAGTTAGTGGCTGAAAATAATTCTTGTGGAGTATATAAGTGAATAAAATTTATAGTATTGTCTTTTTGTTACTTGCCACCAGTATAATTGGTTGCGGATCAAAGAATTTATCTGTTGATTCTTCCGAGGTGGATATTATGATTGGTCAGATGGTAATGGTCGGATTCAGAGGGATGGATGCTGCGCCGGATAGTTTTATTGTTAAAGATATACGTGATGCAAAAATAGGCGGAGTTATTCTTTTCAGTAAAGATTGTGCGTTAAACAGTACTGAGCGTAATATTTCAGATTACAAGCAGGTGGAAGCTCTCACCTCCTCGCTTCAGAAGCAAGCCCGTATTCCGCTTTTTGTTGCGGCGGATCAGGAAGGGGGACTCATTTGCAGATTTGCTGTGGATAGAGGTTTTCCTTCGAGTCCTTCCGCCGCAGAATTAGGTAACAGTGGCGATTTGAAAGCCGCATTCAGAGCTGGGAAAGCTGCGGGTAAAACGCTAAATTCTGTAGGTGTAAATGTTGATTTTGCACCAGTGGTTGATGTTAACCGCAATGCAGTAAATCCTGTTATTGCGGCATTGCAAAGAAGTTTTTCGGATGATCCGGTTATTGTTTCCGAGTTTGCAAAAGCCTTTATAGACGGTTTGCATTCGGAGAAAGTGATATCTTGTCTTAAGCATTTTCCGGGGCACGGCAGTTCGGCGGGGGACAGTCATAAAGGTTTCACCGATGTTACTGATTCATGGTCCGAAGATGAGCTTATTCCATATCGCAAGCTGATTAATGATCATAAAGTAGATATGGTTATGACAGCTCATATCTATAATAGTAAGC is from Maridesulfovibrio ferrireducens and encodes:
- a CDS encoding glycoside hydrolase family 3 protein; the protein is MNKIYSIVFLLLATSIIGCGSKNLSVDSSEVDIMIGQMVMVGFRGMDAAPDSFIVKDIRDAKIGGVILFSKDCALNSTERNISDYKQVEALTSSLQKQARIPLFVAADQEGGLICRFAVDRGFPSSPSAAELGNSGDLKAAFRAGKAAGKTLNSVGVNVDFAPVVDVNRNAVNPVIAALQRSFSDDPVIVSEFAKAFIDGLHSEKVISCLKHFPGHGSSAGDSHKGFTDVTDSWSEDELIPYRKLINDHKVDMVMTAHIYNSKLNKKYPATLSHSVITGLLRNELGFKGVVVTDDMQMQAVSGEFGFKDSVFRAVDAGADILLFGNNLIYEPGLGIKAVGAIKELVREGRISERRIRQSYERIMLLKNQSILRIN
- a CDS encoding Cache 3/Cache 2 fusion domain-containing protein, which gives rise to MFKKLSFQAKLMLGSVAIIMATIISMTTINLFKVQAALNTLGETSMASIAESVHSIMEMQNEIVLDKVKSDIDIMDKKIFSLGFPKLNKRAPLKRTITNQVTKQSESVSIPTLEFGGMGINDNFDLVDDLQKTIGGTATVFQVLPDKLLRVSTNVLKTDGNRATGTYIPSSSPVYQSVMSGKTYFGMAYVVNAWYITAYKPLEDLRGNIVSVIFVGRKIITPAFEKSVNAANVGGKGYATLFNQKGKILLHPTMTGKSLSDQPFWNDFKQTTTGLVSYTMDGTEKVAFISLFKPWKWSFAFTMDKSEMTHGVDRAIFMTNLIIAVVALAISIIILMILIKYTTKPLQNLSTFTAKVSQGDYDSELEYDVDDVVGQTITSVKSMVLELKNKLGFSGGLLNGLTLPCIVVDLDEKITFINQHILDQFGYSGACDEYLGKPVRNLLKNKDITDSITNCISKDQSIADIEISATTENGNQFFAIIDTAPLHDLDQKLIGAFMIMNDVTTIKENEQTMKAQSEKVAETAREADDISDQLSSAADELSAQVEQSRRGAETQQERASETATAMEEMNSTVLEVARNAGEASENAKATKDKALEGQNLVGQVVISIKALETNSEELRTSMEQLGGQTESIGAVMGVITDIADQTNLLALNAAIEAARAGDAGRGFAVVADEVRKLAEKTMDATKQVGQAISSIQTSTRKNITATDTAVESLVESTDLVGKSGKALDEIVHMVETSADQIHGIATAAEQQSATSEEINRATEEINQISAESAQATEQSAEAITEVAKLASQIKTLIRNMQS
- a CDS encoding methyl-accepting chemotaxis protein; the protein is MKKVSPLQSVAVRITILIVGALLIEGIFISSFFNFNLEGFIDKRSSEYRREIETEEKGKLKDSVDLAYSVVNSYYERSQDIETLKKQEMESLKQVVDTVVTQAEALYDKFDGILPKEILEERIKSLVDAARYDTDNYVWINDIENRMVVHPNKSLLGKDLSDLKDSKGIYFIKDMTRIAETKGEGTIAYHWARPGETEPKLKISYVKILPKLGWIIGTGAWVEDITTEMKKEALAQVAKMKLGTEKYFWVNDSGPKMIMHPMKPALNGKDISGIADAKGKKLFVEMVKTVQQNNGAGYVYYWWNKPGTGKDAPKLSYVKLFEPWGWIIGMGVYVDNIDASVLKQKGQFDDTIHSIEQNSALSALLFIIIATVICIYLIRKGLNKPLNRLVDFSSKVAGGDLESSLKGKFSGEMGILKDSLEQMITSLKTKIGEANLLSEQSKEETLKAHEAKAEAEVAKVAAESAKAEGMLEAADMLEGLVNDLSSASEELSAQVEEVTHGTDTQQQRISETAVAMEEMNATVLEVARNASEAAESADQTRQNAESGSAIVDNSVNSILAVNSHSETLKTNMDELGKQAEAIGTVMNVITDIADQTNLLALNAAIEAARAGDAGRGFAVVADEVRKLAEKTMEATKEVGLAINNIQAGANKNIESVESAAVAVDKATEFANESKQSLSQILELVQSTSDQVRSIATASEEQSNASEDINRAIEDIKVVSSETSEGMLQANQAIGDLARLASDLKHLIDKLRDND
- a CDS encoding D-sedoheptulose 7-phosphate isomerase, which produces MSHTALQKVLDHARSGLEVREAFFEQDSQLVVEISRAMAVRLAQGSKILFCGNGGSAADCQHLAAELVNRFKLERPPLPGLALTTDSSILTSIGNDYSFDMIFEKQVAALGAPGDVLVGISTSGTSPNVIKALKEAKRKQMVTIGMTGLSSGEMLPICDHIISVPSKDTAIVQEVHIAVGHLFCELIDHFLFEAVSELEPYLLSD
- a CDS encoding LysE family translocator, which codes for MDGLTLAFIPIAALLTVTPGSDTMLVVNNTLTRSTSDGLCTVAGINAGLIVHAMASAFGLSMILMNSATAFEFVKLAGALYIIYLGVQSLRRSRSSEGEQSTIVHSQKRSISASIREGFLTNVLNPKVAVFYLALLPQFISPADNLIEKSFQLMIIHLCMGILWFSFITLALGKMRPFISGNKFKKRLEAISGVVFIALGLKMALSKN
- a CDS encoding response regulator, whose amino-acid sequence is MRTLVVEDNSACMLFLHNILTEIKGINNVEVDCATTGEEALQMFTDACSSDRPYKLMFMDIILPGMDGLQALEKIRAVENELELTDDQKVKAIITTALDDSTKASRAFFQGEAISYMTKPTTPEKIHKELSKFGFL